The sequence CAGTTGCTCTCCATTTAATCAATCCTCAACATTTAAGAAATTGGTTTGCTCGTTGTTGCTATTGTACCTCTTAACAGCGCAAAGCGCTGTAAGCGCATCTTCATAGAAAATTGGTATAAGTTGTTGCGCTGTCTTCGCTAAAGCGCAACAACTTACCTTTTTAATATGCCAGTTGTGTAAGTTTTGTCCTATTTTAATTTTGCATTCAAAGAGAAGTTTTAATCTCTGGCAAAGGGGTTGTATTGAAACGAGAAATAAAAACCTTGTTCTTGCAAAGTTCTTTCTCGCAATCCCACATTAACTAAAGGCAAACCATAATCAAAACGGAAACGTAATCTTTCGCCCATTTGCCATTGTAAACCGACACCAATTGAAGCTAAAGTACTAGGGTCAGGATCTTCTCGATCGCCATTATTCCAAACCCTTCCCACATCAACAAAAGGAATAACTTGGAACACCCCTGGACGATCGCGCAAACGATAAACTGGAATTCTCACCTCCACAGAACCTAAAATGCCATTATCCGTGAGAAATAAATCCTGACGATAACCGCGCACGCTATCAGCACCACCTAAAGCAAACTGTTCCAAAGGTACCAGAGGGCGATCGGCTAACTGCATATCTGCTCTAATTAATAAAATAGGAGAACCAGAAGGATCGGAAGCATTTCCGCCTAAAAGACGTAACCATTGCGCTTGTCCTCGCCAAGCAAAAAATTGACCATCAGGAGAACTTTCTCGATCGGAAGCGCCAAAAGCGCCAACACCCGCGCTAAACTGAGAACGAGCCGCAAAAACCGATCGACTTTCTCGCTGCGTCCACTCTTGAAAAAACCTAATTACCGAAAGGCGAGTTTCCCCCTCTTCATTTGCACCCGGAGAAAGTTGAAAAGGTTCACCCAAAAGACTAGTATTACTTTCCCGACGATTCAGCGTTAAACCAAGGGCAAATTCTTTAGTTGGCGTAAGAATTAATGGCTGACGAAAAGACAATTCATAATCATAAGATACCGCCCCAATATCAACTACATCGAAAGGTTCTTCAATAATGCTACTTTTAATCCAATCAAAACCTAAACGAATCGTTCCATTGCGAGCATTTACAGGCAAAATATAATTAGCTTCAATTTGATTGCTACCATTAGTATTCGAGTAATTAACCGAAAAAGTATCGCCATTTCCCGTTAAATTAGCTTGATTAATACTTAATTGACGGCGAAAAACACCCACACTCGGAGGGCTATTATTATCTAAACTAATGGTGGCGCTAAAAGTTCTTTCCGGTCTTACCGTTACTTCTAAAATACTTAAACCCGGACGAGTACCCGCCGAAAGTTCTGCCGAGATATTTCTAATTAAAGGATTCAATTGAAGTAATTGCAAAGATTCCAATAAACGATTAACATTTAAAGGAGTTTTTGCGCCTAATCGCAAACGCGATCGCACATAACCAGGATTTAACCTCCCAGTACCAGTAACCCGAATCTCTTCAACCGAACCCTCCACCACCTGAATTTTCACTATCCCACCAGAAAGAGTTTGCGGCGGAATAAACGCACCAGAAGTAATATAGCCATTATCCACATAAAGTTTAGTAATTGCCGATCGCGCCTGCAACAACTGAGCAAACGAAATTTTACCCACAAAAGGTTGTAAAACCTTATCAAAATCCGCCTTACCAAAAACCGTACTTCCCTCAACCTGATAGCCATCCACCTGAATTTCCCCAGGAATATCGCTAGGTAAAGCTTCAGGAGTAGTCGGCGTAGAACCAGGCGGCGCGAGTAATTCCGCTGGAGGCGGTAAAGGTTGTGGCGGCGTAGGTAATGGCGGCGGCGTAGTTGGCGGTAGCGGAACCCTCGGCACAGGTAGTTGTTGAGCAAATAATGGAGTACTACTGGAAAAACATATCAAATTCAGCAATACAGCAGAAGTCGGAATACTCAATAATTTAGGCAACATCATAAAACTCAAGGATAAGTAACGGAATATTAGAGTCTTTTACCAAAAAATTATTTTTGTCAATCAGAGTTTACCATCAGCTGACAATTCTGTTGAGTCACAAGTTAGCAAAGACAGGATGGTGAATCGCTTCATTGAGATAAAAGTCAAAACTCCCCCTCCCAAACATCTTTCGCCAATATTCACCCAATCTTTCATAGCGACAACAGAAAGATACTATGCTAGAAAGTTCTAGGTAAGACGAAATCAAATTTATGGTTGCAACTCAAATCAAGCACGAAGTAAAAGACTTATCCCTCGCCGCCCTTGGCAAACAACGTATTGAATGGGCAGGACGGGAAATGCCAGTATTAAAGCAAATCAGAGAAAGATTCGGCAAAGAAAAACCCTTAGCCGGGATTCGCTTAGTCGC comes from Phormidium ambiguum IAM M-71 and encodes:
- a CDS encoding ShlB/FhaC/HecB family hemolysin secretion/activation protein, whose translation is MMLPKLLSIPTSAVLLNLICFSSSTPLFAQQLPVPRVPLPPTTPPPLPTPPQPLPPPAELLAPPGSTPTTPEALPSDIPGEIQVDGYQVEGSTVFGKADFDKVLQPFVGKISFAQLLQARSAITKLYVDNGYITSGAFIPPQTLSGGIVKIQVVEGSVEEIRVTGTGRLNPGYVRSRLRLGAKTPLNVNRLLESLQLLQLNPLIRNISAELSAGTRPGLSILEVTVRPERTFSATISLDNNSPPSVGVFRRQLSINQANLTGNGDTFSVNYSNTNGSNQIEANYILPVNARNGTIRLGFDWIKSSIIEEPFDVVDIGAVSYDYELSFRQPLILTPTKEFALGLTLNRRESNTSLLGEPFQLSPGANEEGETRLSVIRFFQEWTQRESRSVFAARSQFSAGVGAFGASDRESSPDGQFFAWRGQAQWLRLLGGNASDPSGSPILLIRADMQLADRPLVPLEQFALGGADSVRGYRQDLFLTDNGILGSVEVRIPVYRLRDRPGVFQVIPFVDVGRVWNNGDREDPDPSTLASIGVGLQWQMGERLRFRFDYGLPLVNVGLRERTLQEQGFYFSFQYNPFARD